CCCCGGTCAGCGCGAGCGTGATGCCCATCAACCGGGCGCGGCGCTGGATGCCCACCAGGACACCCAGACCCGAGGTGTCGCAGAACGACACTGCTGACAGGTCGAGGACGAGCAGGCGCGAACTGCCGCGCAGCACGCCCAGCAGCCGCTCCCGCAGGGCGGCGCTGGAGAAGATGTCGATCTCGCCGGACAGCGCGACGGTGGTGACGGCCGAGGGCCCGGTGCCGAGGACGTTCATGGGGTGCTCCGATCGGAGAAAAGAGTCGTGCGCCTGCTCAGGGTCCGGAAAAGGGGCCGGAAATCGTCTATCGCCGCGGGCGACGCGAGCCTGAATGCCAACGCACGGAATGTCCTCGGTGCCCATAGTCTACCTGGGGAGCGGTTCCCCCGCGGGAATGCTCGACCGGGCTCGCGTCGTTATATGTGACAGCCGGAAATTTTTCGTGCACGTGGTTTGCTCTCGCACGCTCGTGGATGGCACGGGTGTGCCCCTGTTTCGTTGAGAGAAGGCGCGGTACCGCCGCTGCGACAACCGGTCGGCGGGCGCGAGCCTGCGACCCGCCTTCGTCTCGGACAAGGGAGACGCCACATGCCACAGGGAACCGTGAAATGGTTCAACGATGACAAGGGATTCGGCTTCATCGCCGTCGACGGCGGCGGTCCCGATGTCTTCGTCCACTTCTCCGCGATCGACGCCGGCGGCTACCGCAGCCTCGCCGAGAACCAGCGCGTCGAGTTCGAGGTGACCCAGGGCGACAGAGGCCCGCAGGCCCAGGCCGTACGTCCGCTATGAGATCGGCTCGTGGCGGCCGTGCCGCCACGGGGCCGCAAGCCATTCCCATCGTCGATCGGACCCTGCCATGATCATCCTTAGTTCCCGAGCCGCTCTCAGGGCAGGCCCGCGGGCGATGCCCGCCGACGCCACCGTCGTCCGCCTGCACGGCGACATCGACATCTTCACCAGCCCCGCCCTGCGCGACCTCCTGATGCACGCGCTCGACCAGAGCGCGAACGTGCTCGTCTGCGACCTTTCCGACGTCGTCTTCTGCGACAGCTCGGGCCTGGCCGTCCTGGTGGGCATGCAGCGCCGCGCCCGCGCCAGGGGCGTCGACTTCGGGGTGAGCGCGCCCCGCCCCACCGTGGTCACGTTGCTGCACCTCACGGGGCTAGACCGCAAGCTCCCGATCTACCGGCGGTCCGCCACGATCGTCCCCCCGCCCCGCGCCGCCACCAGATAGACCTCACCCCCGGGCGTACGAGGCCAGGTGATCGATGTCGACGAAGCCCGCCGTGTCGAACAGCGACCTGGCCGGGAGCGGCTCGCCCTCGGCGTACAGCACGATCTCCCGTGCCCCGTTCGCGTAGAGCAGCGCGAGGGCCCGGTCGAGCAGTGCCTTGTCGAGCGCCGCGTCGTCGTGGGCGGTGTCCGTCCCGAGCCACCACAGCACCCCGACCCCGTCTGAAGGGGTGCCCGCGACCGCCTCGACTCCGATCTCGTGCTCGTCGACGCTGAGCCACCAGCCGGACGGCCTCAGGCAGCTCGCCACCCGAACCAGCGGGCTGGCCTGCGCGAGCCCCAGGCCCCTGACCCCGCGGTGCAGATAGCGCCACGACTCCCGCCCGGAGAATCCCGCGTGCTCCAGCACCTTGCGGGTGACCGGACGGCGAATGCTGGGCAGCGCGCCGAGCCCCGAGGTCAGCGCGGAGGCGACGGTGAAGGCGTGGACGACGGCCCGGCTCGCCAGGCAGCCGAGCGCCCTCTCGACGAGCGGCTCGATCACGCTGACGTTCTCCCGCCCGTGCAGCCACAGGATGAGTCCTGCCGCGTCGCGCGCCCTGGTCGTGTAGGAGATCACGCCGACCACGTCACCCGAATGGTCGATCATCACCTGCGTGCGGGGCGGATCGAGCTCGGCCCAGGGCGCCGGATTGTCCGCGCACGTTCCCTGGACGGCGGCGGCCAGCATCTCCGGCGAGCACAGCGGCTGTCCCGGCAGCCGATCGGCGTTGATCAGCGCGAGGACCGCCATCTCGTCACCGCGCCGGTAGTCGCGCACGGTCGCGAGTCTGATCGCCGGCGGCGTCTCCTCGGCGTCGTCCCCGCGGGCGAGCAGGTCGGCCGCGCAGGTCCCGTTGTCCGCTCGCGCGGCGGCGACCATCAGGCTCGCGGCCCGCGCGGCGGTGGTCTCGGGCGGCACCACCAGCAGCAGGAACCCGTCCTGGTCGCCGCGGATCACGGTGATCGTCCCCGCCGGTGAGGGGAAGTCGCCGACCCTGAGGAACCGGCCGGAGACCATGAGGCTGGACGGCACGTCGTTCCACGCGTCGTGGTCGACGCGGACGCGGAGGATCGGGCCGAGACTCCGGCCCAGCTCGGTGACGAGACCGCCCAGCTCGCGGCGCAGGTCGTGGGAGCGCGGCCACCAGGCCCCGTGCAGGAGCCCGTCCCGGGATTCCGTCGGTTCGAGGAGCAGTCGCACGTCGGCGAGCTCGGTGGTGTGGTTCGGCATCATGACGTGCCGCCTGTCTCCGACTCGCGAGGAGCCGACTGCTGACCGGGGTCCGCGTCGATGCGAATGCCGGCGCACGGGACTTCCTCGGTTACCGCCAGTCTACGCCTGCCGGTGGTCGCACGAGTGGCACTGACCACCGGGGATAGCTTGCGCACTCGGGGGTAGGCGCCCTCACATGAGCACAGACGTCATCACACTCATCACCAGCGACCACCGTAAGGTCGAAGCCCTCTTCGCGCGGCTGCAGAGCAAGCCCGACAGCAGGAAGGCCGACGTGGCCGAGCTCGCCGCGCTGCTGACCGCGCACGCGCGGGCGGAGGAGGACCGGGTCTACCCGACGATCCGCGAGACCACCCCCTCCGAGAAGGGCGAGATCCACCACAGCGTCGAGGAGCACAAGGAGGCCGAGATCCTCCTCGACCAGCTCAAGGCCACCAGGCCGGACAGCCCGGAGTTCGACGGGGTGCTCAAGAAGCTGGTCGAGTCGGTCACCCAGCACGTCAAGGAGGAGGAGAACGAGATCCTGCCCGCCCTCGCCAAGGCCGCGGGCACCAAGCGGCTCCAGCAGTTGGGCAAGGCCTTCAAGGAGCGCAGGGACCAGGAGATGCTGGCGCTGCGCGTGCCCGCCCAGAAGGCGAGCCCCGACGCGGCGCTCACCAAGGAGGAGCTCTACGAGAAGGCGAAGGCCATGGACCTGCCCGGACGGTCCAGGATGACCAAGAGGGAGCTGGCCGCCGCCCTGGGCAAGCGGTCCTGAGCCTCGAGGTCTGGTCCGATCTCTCTCGGGTAGCTGGTCAGGGTATCAACGGCTTCCAGGGAGGTCTGCCATGGGCACCCCTCGCACCCCTGCCCGTACCTCGCCCGTGCAGCTCGCCGCGCTCGTCGTGGGCGCGGTGTTCCTGCTCGTCGGTGTGCTGGGCTTCATCCCAGGCGTCACCGCCAACTACGACGAGCTGGGGTTCGCCGGTCACCGCTCCGACGCGCTCCTGCTCGGCGTGTTCCAGGTCTCGATCCTGCACAACATCGTCCACCTGCTGTTCGGCGTCGCGGGCATCCTGCTGGCCCGGACCTGGGTGGGCGCCCGCAACTTCCTCATCGGCGGAGGGGTGATCTACCTGCTGCTCTGGCTGTACGGCATGCTCATCGACCGCGACAGCGCGGCGAACTTCGTCCCTGTCAACGTCGCCGACAACTGGCTGCACCTCGTCCTGGGCGCGGGCATGCTCGCCCTGGGCTTCCTCTTGGCGCGGGGCCGCATGCCCACCGCGCGCAAGCACTGAGGATCAGCCGCCCATCCGGCCCTCTCGCTGGCGGTCTGCCTCCATGCCGCTCATTGACGCGCCGCCGTCCTCGTCCGAGCCGGCGAGGCCGGGCGTGTAGTAGCGGCGCAGCCAGGCCGCCAGCCCGTCGAGACCCGGCAGCAGCACCCGCTCGGTGACGTTGGCCTGGTCGAGCCGCTCCCTGATCTCCGCCTTGACCGTGGAGGGGATCGTCCACGCCCACCACAGCCGCTCGTGCCCGGCGAGCCACTGCTCGACCTGGAACCTCGGGCAGGAGATCGCCGACAGCACCGACGACTGGTTGACCACCCGCTCGTCCAGTGACGGCGGCTCGAAGAAGGTCAGGAACGGCTCGTCGCTCAGCGTGTCGAAGCGCGCCAGGGACCCCGCCTCCTCGGCCAGCATCTCGGTCGTGAAGAGCAGCGCGCCCTCACGGTCGAGCACCGCGCGCAGCCGTTCGGGCAGCAACCGGTGCGCTCCCGCGCAGTCCACGGCCAGCAGCACGGCGTCGTCCTTCGGCCACGAGGCGGTGGCGAAGTGCAGGGCCACCAGCGGCGAGAAGGTCCAGTCCAGCAGTCGCGTGGGCAGGCCGTGGTGCTGGCCGAGAGCCAGCCAGTCCCACACGGTCGAACCAGGCGTCTGGCGATGGGCGTACTTGCGGAAGTTGCGGATAAGGTGCGGCTCCAGGGCGGCGAAGTCACCCTTGAGCCTGGCCAGCCCCGACACGTGGGAGTAGTCGCTCCTCGCCAGGCCGCGGAAGACCAGCGTCGAGTGCGCCTGGCCGGAACCGTGCCTGCGGTCGACCGCGGTGATCGCGTCGTCGAGCTCACGCCACGACGACACCTTGGCCATCCCCATTGACCTCTGCTGCCCCACCCATCCGGCTCCACACTTCGGAGCAGGCCGGTTACCCGGCGGAGCCCGCGGCGAGGGCGTGGGCGAGCGCCTCCTGGGCCGTGGCGTGCACCCGCAGATGGCGGCCGGCGCCGGTGATCTCGACGAGACGAGCGGGTTCGGGCCGGAGCGCCGCCAGATAGACGGCGCCGCCGTGACTCCCGCCCGACCGGTAGGCGTCGAGCACGACTCTCAGGCCGCTGCTCCCCATGAACGTCAGCTCGCCGAGGTCGAAGACGAGATGGTCGGCGGGCCGTCGGCGGGCCTGCCGGACGAACGCCGCGAATTGCGCGTCGTTGGTCACGTCGAGCTCACCACCCACCTGGATCAGGGTGACGCCCGGCAGGTGCTGACACGACAGGCTCAACGCCTCCAACTGGACCTCCGGGGGGGACGGCGCGCGAGCCCAATGATCATACTCGCCCCGTTCGTCCCGCGCGGTGCACTCCGACGGCAGGATGCTCGGGGCGGAAGGGAGTCACACATGCGAGCGATCTCCATCGGGCACCGGGGCGCGGCAGGACACCGCCTCCGGACACCGCAGCCCTGGAACGGAACACGGCCAAGTCTTGACCGTTCGGGGATTGCGGGCAGGCGGACGGCAGGGCATCTCCTCCGAAACGGCTGACGGAGGGCGATCATGGTCGATACGGCCGAGGCGCGGCGCATCGCGGCGGAAGGCTGGGTGTACGGCTTCCCGCTGCTGTTGAACTACCGGACCATGTACAAGCAGGCGATCGACGTCGACGATCCCCATTACATGGGCGGCTTCGGCCACTTCCGCCACTACGCCGAGCCGTCCACCCCCCACAGCACCGACGTGGTGCTGCCGAACAACGACACCTCCTTCTCCTGGGCGTGGCTGGGTGTGCGGGCCGAGCCGTACGTCCTGTCGGTGCCCGCGATCGACCGTTACTACGTCCTGGCCTTCCACGATCTGGACACGTCCTACATCGGCTTCGTCGGGTCCAGGGCGACGGGGCAGGGGCCGGGGACCTACCTGATCGCGGGCCCCGGCTGGGACGGCCCGACACCGGATGGCGTCGACCAGGTGCTGCGCGCCGACACCTACCTGGTGGGCGTGCTCGGCCGTACGTATCTGGCGGGTCCTGGCGACGTCAAGGCCCTGCGCGCCATCCAGCGCAGCTACGACCTGCGCCCCCTGCACACCTATCTCGGCACGCCGCCGCCGCCCGCCATACCGCAGCCCCACTGGCCCGTATGGCGCGACGAGGTGCTCGAAAGGGTCGACTTCTTCGCCCGCCTCGACTTCCTGCTGCGCTTCTTCCCCGTCCTGGCCTCGGAGCGGGGCATCCGCGGGAGGCTGGCCTCGATCGGCGTGGACGGCTCCGGCTCCTTCTCGCCCTCGCCCGACCTGCGCGCGGCGCTGGAGCAGGGCATCGAGGACGGCATCGCCATGCTGGAGAAGGCCGAATCCACCGTCGACACCTCCGCGGGCCTGTTCGGCACCCGCGCCGAACTCGGCGACGACTACCTGAGCCGCGCGGTCGGCGCCGACAGGGGCCTGTACGGCCTGCCTGCCGAGGAGGCCTTCTACGCCGGGTGGCTGAAGGACAGCGAGGGCGACCGGCCGGACGGCGCCCACAAGAAGTACGTCATCCACTTCCCCCCGGGGAAGCTGCCGCCCGTGCGGTTCTTCTGGTCGGCCACGATGTACGAGCTGCCCACACGGATGCTCGTGGAGAACCCCATGGACCGCTACTCGATCGGCGACCGCACCCCCGGCCTGGTCTACGACGACGACGGCGGCCTGACCCTGTACGTCCAGTGCGAGCGCCCCGCCGAGGGCGTGACCAACTGGCTGCCCGCCCCCGACGGCCCCTTCACCGTGCTCCTCCGCATGTACGGCCCCGCCCCCGAGGTGCTGAACGGCGAGTGGCGCCTCCCCAGGCTCACCCCGCGCTGACGGGTCGGCGCTGACCCGTCAGCCCGGCGACGGCGCGAGGGCGGGGCCCCGCAGAGCCAGGGCGAGCGCGCCGAGCCCGAGGCAGAGACCCACCGTGCCCGCGGTCATCAGCGGCACGTTCTGGGTGCCGATGAGCAGGCCCGACAGCAGCACGGCCAGGGCGACGGGCACGCCGACCCTGCGGAGGGCGGCGGCCAGCAGGACGAGGAGCACGATCCCCGCCAGGTAGAGCGAGGGCACGAGCCCGTAGAACAGGACGGAGACGCCCGGGAAGGCCCGGTAGCCCGCGCTGAGTGCGCCCATCGCCTCGCGGTGCCCCGCCTGGAAGCCGATGGCCAGGTCGATGACCATCTGGCCGACGAAGCCCGCGACGCCGAGCAGCGAGACGGCCGTGAGAGCGCGCGAGGCGCGTTTGACGCCCGCGCCCGACCGCTGGGTGACCAGCCGGTGGAGCGTCAGGATGACCGGCACGAACGCGACGTAGGCGGCCAGGTAGAACACGTGCCCCGCCGTCCACACGGCCAGCGCCTCGGGCCAGGGGAGGGCGCGACTGTGGGGCACCCAGGCAAGCTTCATGACGGCCCAGCCCGCCAGGAGCAGGAGCGGAGCGGCGACGAGCGTGGCCACCGCGGTTCTGTTCGGCATGGTTGCCAGCTTCGCGGCCCGGCGGCCCCCGGCCCATCAGGGACTTCCCCGGCTCACCCCGAGTCCGTCCCCTACACGACGGGCGCGGGGACGTACGATCAGCCAATGACCGAAAAGACCGAAACCGTGCCAGGGTGGCTTGCTCCCGAAGAGCTGGAGTCCATGCGGGAGCGGCTGCCGATTCTGTACGTCGACGCCGTCCCCGTTCGGGTCGACGACACCGGCGTAGTGACCCATGTCGGCCTGCTCCTGCGCATCGGCTCGGACGGCACGGTCAGCAGGGCGCTGGTCTCGGGAAGGGTGCTCCACAACGAACGGGTCCGCGACGCGCTACTGCGCCACCTGGAGAAGGACCTCGGCCCGGTGGCGTTGCCGCACATCCCCGCCTCGCCCCAGCCGTTCACCGTCGCGGAGTACTTCCCGACGCCTGGCGTCACGCCGTACCACGACGCCCGCCAGCACGCTGTGTCCCTGGCCTACATCGTTCCCGTGGTCGGCGACTGCCGTCCGCGCCAGGACGCCCTCGACCTCGTCTGGTTCACGCCCGAGGAGGCGGCCTCGCCCATGGTGCAGCAGGAGATGACGGGCGGGCAGGGCGTGCTGCTGAAGCAGGCGCTCGGGTACGTCGGCCGGCTCTACTGAGCCCTCAGCCGAGCAGGGCGCGCAGCGCGAGGTCGGCCACCTGCCGCAGTTCCTCGCGGCCTCGGCCGCCCGCCGCCTGGACGGCGATGCCGTCGGTGATGGTGTGGACCAGCCCTGCCATGGCGGCGGGGTCACGTCCGGGGGCAGGTCGGTGGCCCGCTCCAGCCGTCTGCGCAGCGCCGCCTCCCCTGCCCCCGACCCGAGACGCGCGAAGCGCGCCACCGGGAGGACCTTGCCTTTGAGGGCCGATGCCGGCCCGAGCCGCCATCTCGTCAGCGAAGGCCGGCGAAGAAGGCCCGCACGTCGCCGGCGAGCAGCTCCGGCACCTCGTGGGCGGCGTAGTGGCCACCGGTGTCGTAGGTGTTCCACTGCGCGATGTTCTTGTGGTCCCGCTCGGCGAAGCGGCGGATCGACTGGAAGTCGTTGGCGAAGCCGGCCAGCCCGATCGGCACCGTGGTCGGCTGGCTCGGGTGCTCGGCCTTGGCGTCCTCGTAGTAGAAGCGGATCGACGAGCCCGCCGTGCCGTAGAACCAGTGGATCGCGATGTTGGTCAGCGTGAAGTCACGGTCGAGGTGCCCGCCGATGAGCTGGCCCATCCAGCCGAGCAGGCCCGCGGGCGAGTCGGCGATGGCGTGGGCCAGCGTCTGCGGCGACTGCGACTGCAGCTGGTTGAAGGCGCCCATGTTCTCCCAGAACCACTGCAGGTGCGCCATCGCCGCCTGCTCCTGCTCGGTCAGGTCCTGCAGCTCGGCCGGGTCGCCCGAGGGGAAGGAGAAGATCTGGGTGACGTGCACCCCGACGACGTGCTCGGGGTCGACCCTGCCGACCTCGGGCGAGACGAACGAGCCGCCGTCGTTGCCGACCGCGCCGTAGCGCTCGTAGCCGAGGCGGGCCATCAGCTCGCCCCACGCCCTCGCGATGCGGTAGCGGTTCCAGCCCTTCTCCCTGGTCGGACCGGAGAATCCGAAGCCGGGCAGCGAGGGGATGACCAGGTGGAAGTCCTGGGAGAGGTCCTCGATCACGTCGAGGTACTCCACGACCGTGCCGGGCCAGCCGTGCGTGAGGATCAGGGGCAGCGCGTCCTCCTTGGCGGAGCGCACGTGGATGAAGTGGATGTTCTGCCCGTCGATCTCCGTCGTGAACTGGGGGTGGGCGTTGAGCCTGGCCTCCCACGCGCGCCAGTCGTAGCCGGTGCGCCAGTAGTCGACCATCGACCTGACCCACTCGACGCTCACGCCGTAGTCGGAACCCGCGCCCTCTACCTCGTCGGTGAAGCGGGTCAGCGCCAGCCTCGCCTGCAGGTCGTCGAGGTCGGCCTGGGAGATCTCTACGCGGAAGGGACGAATCTCAGACATCGGGGATCCTCTCGAAACGGAACGGCTTGTTCTGTTCCCACTGTAGCAGAACGGAACCATCTATTCCACAGTTTGCTGGAACGAAGTCATCAGACCCACCAACGCGGCGCCCCAGCACAGGAAGCCGCCGTAGGTCAGGCAGATCACCCACAGGTTCGCGCTGCCCGGCGCGGTCGGAAGCGCGGCCAGCCCCAGGAGCGCGCCGACCGTCGTCACGGCCGCCGGCAACCCCATGGACAGCAGCCCGACGCCGCCGGCCCAGCCCGCGGTCAGCACCATCCAGCGCGGCACCCACCTGACCCATCCGGAGATCAGCGCGATCGCGCACAGCGAGCCGAACACCGGCACCGTGACGCTCGGATCGGCCAGCGGGCTGTACCAGTGGTGCTCCCCCGACAGCCCCGACTCGACGTAGCCGCCCACCGGGTAGCCGAGCGCCCACACCGCCTTCAACCCCGCGTACGGCAGCGGCGCGACCGCCGCCGCCAAGCCGAACCTGCGCAGCCAGAGCCGCGCGGCCACCACGTCCACCGACGCGGGACGCGTCCTTCGCTGGAACGACCAGGTCGCGACGGCCAGCGTCCCCACGCCCGCCAGCACGATGAGCTGACCCGCGAAGAGCGCCCAGTACGGCTCGCCCGCCCACCCCGGCAGCCCGGTGACCCAGAAGAGCACCCGCAGCAGGCCGAGCAGCAGGATCTGGCCGCCGAGGCACAGCAGGGCGAGCGCGGCGACGCCGTTCGCCACGAGCAGGCCGGTCCGCGGCAGGCGCCGTCCGAAGGGCCGCACGGTGGCCAGCGCCAGCACCGCCACCACGACCAGCGCGAGCACGCTCCCCCACCCGGCCAGGGCGTCTAACTCGGGCAGCGGCCTGGTCTCGCACGGATCGGCGGCGGTGGCCTTGGCGGCCTCTGCGGCGTCGCAGCGCGCGGCCAGCCAGTCTCCGCCCATGGTCCAGTAGGCCCGCAGTCCCGCGTAGGCCACCGCCCATCCGGCGGCGACGTATCCGGCGACAGGTGTTCGTGATCGCATGAGCCCCACGCTCCCGCCACGAGGGCCGCCGGCGCGTCCATCTTGTGGCCAGAGAAGATGCGACCTCAGGCAGACGCGGGCGCCGTCCGGCCGTTCGTAGACTCGGGCCCATGTCACCGCTCCCGCGGCTCGGGGCGCGGCCGACGGTGGCCGACGCCGCCCTGGCCGGGCTGGTGGGCCTGCCCCTGCTGGGCTGGACCTGGTTCGTGCTCGGCACGGGTCCAGGCCCCGCGCCGCTCGTGTCCGCGGGCGCGCTGCTCGCCACGGCCGCGATGGCCTTCCGCCGTACGGCGCCGCTGTGGTCCTTCGCCGCGGTCTCCGCCGGGTGCGCGGCGATGCTGGCGGGCGCGGACCTGTTGCTGCCGCCCTCGATGCTGATCTTCCCGTGGTCGCTCTACTCGCTCTGCGCGAACGGCCCGCGTGCGGCGTCGGCGGCCGGAGCCGGCGTCGCCGTGCTCGGTTCGGCCGCGGCAGGCGCGCGCTTCTGGCTCGAACCCCGGCAGGCGGCGGGGCTGCCGCCCTCCTTCGTCTTCCTCTTCCTGCTCGCCGTCGGCACGGTGGCCTGGAGCCTCGGCCTGTGGCGCAGGACGCAGCGCGCGTACCTCGCCGCGCTGGAGGAGCGGGCCCGCAGGGCCGAGGCGGATCGGGAGGAGCGCGCGCTGCGGGCCGTGGCCGAGGAGCGCGCCAGGATCGCCAGGGAGATCCACGACGTGGTCTCCCACTCGCTGTCCGTGGTGATCAGCCAGGCGCAGGGCGGCGTCTACGCCGTCCGCGCCGACCCCGGCAGAGCCGCGGGGATCCTCACGACGATCGCCGACGCGGGGCGCCACGCGCTGGCCGACATGCGCGGCCTGCTGGGCGTGCTGCGCGCCGACACGCCGCTGGAGCAGAGGCCCGCCGACGCCCAGCCCACGCTGGCCGAGCTGCCCCAGCTGCTGGAGGGCGCGCGGGCCGCGGGACTGCGGGTGACGTTCCTGCGCGACGGCACGGAACGGCGGCTCAGCCCGGCCGCCGAGCTGGCGGTCTACCGGCTGGTCCAGGAGTCGCTGACGAACACGCTCAAGCACGCGGGGCAGGGGCACGCCGCCGTGGTGCGGCTGACCTGGGAGGCCGCCGAGCTGGCCGTGCGGGTGGAGGACGACGGCCAGGGCCCGTCCCGCGAGCACGCGGAGGGATTCGGGCACGGCCTGCTCGGCATGCGCGAGCGCTTCGTCGCCTTCGGCGGCACGGTGACCGCCGGGCCCGCGGCGTCGGGCGGGTTCCAGGTGGCCGCCCGCCTGCCGTACCCGCCGACGACTGCGGTGAAGGAGCGGGCGTGACGATCAGGGTGTTCTTCGTCGACGACCAGGTGATGGTCAGGGCGGGCTTCGTCATGGTCGTCGAGGCCCAGCAGGACATGACGGTCGCAGGCGAGGCGGGCGACGGCGTCGAGGCGCTCGACAGGCTGGCCGCCGCCAGGGCAGACGTGGTCCTGATGGACGTGCGGATGCCGCGGATGGGCGGGGTCGAGGCGACCCGCCGCCTGCTCTCCCGTCCTGACCCGGCGCCACGGGTGATCGTGCTCACCACCTTCGACCTGGACGAGTACGCCTTCGCCGCGCTGCGCGCCGGGGCCAGCGGCTTCCTGGTCAAGGACGCGCCGCCGGAAGACCTGCTGGCCGCCATCCGCACCGTGCACCGCGGCGACGCGGTCATCGCGCCCTCCACCACGCGGCGGCTGCTCGACCACGTCGCCGCCGACCTGCCCGTGCCCGGCGAGGGCCCCGACCCGCTGGCCGCGCTGACGCCGAGGGAGCGCGAGATTCTGCAGCAGATCGCGCTGGGCCGCTCCAACGCCGAGATCGCCGCCCTGCTCTTCGTGTCGGAGGGGACGGTCAAGACGCACGTCGGGCGCGTGCTGGCCAAGCTCGGGCTGCGGGACCGGATCCAGGCCGTGATCTTCGCCTACGAGAAACGCCTGGTCAGAGCGGGAGGGTGACGCAGGCGCTCAGCGCGGTTTCGCGCGCACGTGCATGCGCTCGCCCTGCCGTCCGAAGAGGCTGAGAACCTCGGCCGGGCCGTCGCCCGCGCTGCCGAACCAGTGCGGCAGGCGGGTGTCGAACTCGGCGACCTCGCCGGCGCGCAGCACCAGGTCGTGCTCGCCCACCACCACGCGAAGCCGTCCCGAGAGCACGTAGAGCCACTCGTAGCCCTCGTGGGTCTTCGGCTCGGGTTCGTTCCGTCGCTCGGGGATGACCAGCTTGAACGCCTGCAGCCCGCCGGGCTGGCGGGTCAGCGGCAGCACGGTCATGCCGTGGGCCTGGCGCGGCACGACGCGGACGCGCGGATCGCCGACCTCGGGCGCGCCGACGAGCTCGTCGAGGGGCACCTGATGGGCCTGCGCGATCGGCAGCAGGAGCTCGAGGTTCGGCCGGCGCTGCCCCGACTCCAGGCGCGACAGCG
This window of the Nonomuraea africana genome carries:
- a CDS encoding DUF3995 domain-containing protein, whose amino-acid sequence is MRSRTPVAGYVAAGWAVAYAGLRAYWTMGGDWLAARCDAAEAAKATAADPCETRPLPELDALAGWGSVLALVVVAVLALATVRPFGRRLPRTGLLVANGVAALALLCLGGQILLLGLLRVLFWVTGLPGWAGEPYWALFAGQLIVLAGVGTLAVATWSFQRRTRPASVDVVAARLWLRRFGLAAAVAPLPYAGLKAVWALGYPVGGYVESGLSGEHHWYSPLADPSVTVPVFGSLCAIALISGWVRWVPRWMVLTAGWAGGVGLLSMGLPAAVTTVGALLGLAALPTAPGSANLWVICLTYGGFLCWGAALVGLMTSFQQTVE
- a CDS encoding sensor histidine kinase, translated to MSPLPRLGARPTVADAALAGLVGLPLLGWTWFVLGTGPGPAPLVSAGALLATAAMAFRRTAPLWSFAAVSAGCAAMLAGADLLLPPSMLIFPWSLYSLCANGPRAASAAGAGVAVLGSAAAGARFWLEPRQAAGLPPSFVFLFLLAVGTVAWSLGLWRRTQRAYLAALEERARRAEADREERALRAVAEERARIAREIHDVVSHSLSVVISQAQGGVYAVRADPGRAAGILTTIADAGRHALADMRGLLGVLRADTPLEQRPADAQPTLAELPQLLEGARAAGLRVTFLRDGTERRLSPAAELAVYRLVQESLTNTLKHAGQGHAAVVRLTWEAAELAVRVEDDGQGPSREHAEGFGHGLLGMRERFVAFGGTVTAGPAASGGFQVAARLPYPPTTAVKERA
- a CDS encoding response regulator: MTIRVFFVDDQVMVRAGFVMVVEAQQDMTVAGEAGDGVEALDRLAAARADVVLMDVRMPRMGGVEATRRLLSRPDPAPRVIVLTTFDLDEYAFAALRAGASGFLVKDAPPEDLLAAIRTVHRGDAVIAPSTTRRLLDHVAADLPVPGEGPDPLAALTPREREILQQIALGRSNAEIAALLFVSEGTVKTHVGRVLAKLGLRDRIQAVIFAYEKRLVRAGG
- a CDS encoding helix-turn-helix domain-containing protein, producing the protein MPEENGEMSSGIQSVLAEVGGRLKRLRTERGVTLAELAEATGISKSTLSRLESGQRRPNLELLLPIAQAHQVPLDELVGAPEVGDPRVRVVPRQAHGMTVLPLTRQPGGLQAFKLVIPERRNEPEPKTHEGYEWLYVLSGRLRVVVGEHDLVLRAGEVAEFDTRLPHWFGSAGDGPAEVLSLFGRQGERMHVRAKPR